In Cryptococcus gattii WM276 chromosome B, complete sequence, the DNA window GTTAATCTATCAGCTATGGTTTTGCTTCTGCTGGACAACCAAGCTATGACGACAGGGTGGTCTGTGCGCTCTTTCTGTGTAACAAAGGACCCCCCGCTCCACGAAGACACGACAATCTTTTTATACTTATTTTTTTtatcctccttcttttatcttttaTGCCTATTTTGCGGTTGCTTCTCAACGTCCCTCGGCGCCGTGCCATGTCTACTCCAGTAGAAGCGATTCTGTCCAGACCATGTCCGGAATTCACAAATCATTCTCTACATACCCTTTCTTGCCATCTCCTCCCAAAGTCCTCTCCCCGATCCTTATCCCCGAGTCGCACTCGACGAATACGCTGCTGACTTTATCTCTTCCTCGTTCTCACAAATCCCGTCCCATACCCATACCTAACCCCGACAATGCCACTcttatcttcttctcgccCTTCAAATGTCTTTCGCCGctcatctccctcatcttccaccttACTGCGTTTTCCTGTCTTTCCTCAACGCTTTGCCCGATATTGCCGTTCTCCAGAGATCCTTCGTCACGGGAAGCATGCTCAACAGGCGTCTCCGAGCCCCCAGCCTGATACGAAGAGCGGCCGATCAAAAACTGCTCAGGCTCAGCAGCAACAGGCTCAACCCCAACAACCATCCCAGCCCCAGCAACAACATCGCCGCAATGACGAATACAGCTCAAGACTTACAACGAGCACTGGTAAGCAATTGCTCCGATCTATAGTGACGTAGGGCGGCTCATGAATTGCGAGTAGCTCAACAAAACAAGGTACCGGCTGTTTCACCCAACTATAGGGAAGAAGCCGAAAAGATCGTTGCCGATGAGAGGGCACAAAGCGAAAAGATGCCTGTATATGCCGTAAGTATGAACCTGTTTTTGGAGTGAACTCCACTGATGTCATTACAGGGACTTGAAGAATTCAAGTTGATAGAAAAAATGGGCGACGGCGCCTTTTCTAATGTATACAAAGCTGTCGATCGCAAGAGCGGTCAAAAAGTGGCCGTCAAGGTTGTTCGCAAGTATGAACTCAATCAGTCACAGGTAAGGCAAGCTCTATTTTCTGGTCCTTAGTAGATAGACTTCTTCTGCTCTATTCGCCTCCCGATCCTGGCCAGATCGGGAATCAGGTGATGAGAGCTTTTGTTCATTTTGCATTCCTCCTTTAATTATACTTGATTCCTCATTCGGTCGGACGGCGCGTCAACGGTACCGGTAACGAATCGACGTCGCCCGATCGAACATCTCAAGCAAGCATTACAGGACAAACAGGACAAATCAACTGACGAGGTTTGGCGGTGTTAGCACGGCAACAAGCATTTGAACGCCAACTTCAAGAAGAGGGGACCGAGGGTCACAGAGGTTGGTATTATTTCTTTCTTCGTCGTTCGTGGCTGGGGTAATCTAGACTTTCGGACCTTGCTATTATTGCTGGACTTGCGAATGCTGGCCCTTGAGCATCGAAGTACCTTTGTATATACCAGCAAACCGTACTATCGTTGCTTCGAGCTATTGTCGATTTCTGAATAACGCAAGCTGACCGTACCATCAGCGTGCCAATATTCTCAAGGAAGTCCAGATCATGCGTGGTATTGACCACCCTAGTATCGTCAAGCTTTTGAAATTCTTTGAAAGCGACGAATATTACTTCTTGGTCCTTGAGCGTAAGTAAAATTGTCTATGCGTTACTGGTTGTTAATTAACTCTTGCGGGTAGTGATGGAGGGCGGCGAATTATTCCATCAGATCGTCAAGCTCACCTACTTTTCCGAGGCTCTTTCTCGCCACGTCATCCTGCAAGTCGCTGAAGGTATTCGATACCTGCACGAGGAGCGAGGTGTTGTGCATCGGTAAGTCACCATAGTTTATTATAGGGTCTGCTCATTGCTGACGCTTTCTTTTTAGTGATATTAAGCCCGAAAATCTCTTGTTCGAACGCATCCCAATTATTCCCTCTCGTAATCCTATACATCGGCCGTATGAtgaggaaaaagaagatgaaggagaatTCCAACCTGGGATTGGGGGAGGTGAGATCGGTAGGGTGAAGATTGCCGATTTCGGATTGTCAAAGATTGTATGGGATGAGCAGACCATGACCCCATGCGGTACCGTCGGATACACTGCTCCCGAAATCGTCAAAGACGAAAGATATAGTAAGAGCGTCGACATGTGGGCTCTTGGTTGTGTCTTGTATACGCTTCTCTGTGGTTTTCCTCGTGAGTTTTTTTAGAATACGAAGATAGACATTGTTTATTAATGTAACGACACAGCCTTCTACGACGAAAGCATCAACGTTCTTACAGAGAAAGTTGCTCGGGGTTATTACACCTTCCTGAGCCCCTGGTGGGACGACATTTCCCATTCGGCGAAAGACCTAATCTCCCATCTCCTTTGCGTTGACCCCGCTCAGCGATATACCATTGACGAGTTCCTTGCTCATCCTTGGATCCGAGATgctgctcctcctcctcctcccactGCTCGCCCTGTGCCCAGCGAGGCTCCCATGTACTCTCCTCTCCTTGCATCTATCCGTGCTGGTAACCGTGAGGCCCGCTCTCCAGGAGTTGGCGCGCTCAAAGAAGCCTTTGACGTCACTTACGCCGTTCATCGtatggaagaagagggcGCTCGACGTCGTGCTTACAATGGTCCAGGCGGTGCTGGTCAGCGCGGTTTCTTGCAAGGCCTGAATGAAGaggctgaagaagaagacgagcAGGCGCAGGTTGAGGAAGCTCGTAGGAAGCATGGGGAAGCTGTGGCCCGTCAAATCCAAGAACATCGTGGTCGTGCAGCTGCCAATGCGGCTGCTGGTATCAAAGAACCACCTGTGACCAACTATGTCGGTCGTGGAGGTGCCAACAGGAGAGAAGCTGAAGCAGTGATTTACGATGGCCGAGCGGGGCAAAGGGATAGGGGCAGGGATGGTAAAAGTGCAGGAGGGTTCGACTTGGATCTTAATAACGCAACATTACTTGGCaggagaggaaaaaagGTTGCCCCAAGTCCTCTAGCACAGCAGGTGCAAGCTGGCCAATGATCGTTTGGAACGAGGAGTTAATAGATGGGCGCAGATGACCTTTGTATGATTCTTTGTCTGACAGATAAGTGCATGTTTTGAAGATCCTAAGATCCTATAGTCTGTGTTTCGAGAATTTGAGAGCAGACAGTAGTCTTATTATTTTGTTTGATCTGGCATAACCACGTAGGACGTAATCATTTGACATGTACAGCATTGTGTAATGATTTTGGTGAGAGTACACTTGGCCAGAAAACTTTAGGATCTGAGTGTAAGTAGCAAATTTATATAGCAGCGTGATATAGAATACTATTTCGTGGAGGGACATCCGTTCGAATCCATCCCATCTACCCGGTTATACGGCGAACCGGTTCACGTCCACTCTAGACATCAAATATGACAACTGTATGAATTCCCCAACCACAAACCTGTACATCTTTTACTACGCTTATGTTCATAGTTCGCTCGCTATCCAAAATACAATTACATCGGTACTCGACAAGAAATCTAACAACAATGAAGGCCTTCCAAATAACCGAGCTTGTTCATCCGAGCAAGATCAATGTGTATATCGTTCCCTTCAAGTTTTGCATTTCACGTCAGGACGAAGGAGGGAGCTGATACGAATCATGTTAACGTGACTATATAGATCTCAAATAGAGCCACCTAAACCTGATGCCGATAAAGGAGAAGTATTGGTTGATGTTCATGCAGCTGCCTTGAACTTCTTCGAGTGAGTCATCGCGGTTTTGTCAGACAGAAACCCGCTTTTTGGAGCTGAAAGCATGCGTTTTAGTATCCTGCAATCGCAAGGCAAATATCAGAGCAAGTCTACATACACGCTACAGGGCTGTCATGGGCTATTACAGAGGATAACGATGATTGAGCAATAGCTAAACCGCCTTTACCGTTCGTCTTGGGTGCAGAGCTTGCAGGAACGATCTCCAAGTCCTCCCCCATCCCACCAGGATGTTCTTACAAACCAGGAGGTGAGAAATGGGTTGGTCGCAAGAGGAATCATACTAATAGGATGATTCAGATAGGGTATTTGGTATAACCCAAGGAGCCTTTGCAGAGCAAGCCGTTGCCGAGTGGAAGAGGCTATTACCAGTTCCCAAGAATCTCTCGTTCGCAGAAGCGTCTACGGTACCATTGTGAGTAATTTCCCAGCCGAGCAGCTTATATCTGTAAAGTCGATCATTAAGGCTGAACATTCTTATAGGACGGCAACGACGAGTTATCTTGCTATTGTCAATCGAGCTCAAGCTAAAGCAGGTGAGATCACTTTTTGTTATTCTTCCTCACCATCCATTGACATTTACGCTCGGCCCTTACCTTCTTGTGCATATAGGTGAATGGGTTTTGGTGCATGGCGCCGCTGGTGGCGTGGGTATAGCCGCTTGCCAGATTGCCAAATGTAAGTGGATCCTGCCCCGGTCAGACAAGCGATTCCGGAAAAGAGGCCAGTTGATTTAaagttttttttttccataGCTTTAGGATGCAAGGTCATagctgctgcttcttcaGATGGCAAGCGACAGTTTTGCAAAGATTATGGAGGGGTGGATGAGGTAGTGGACTATACTAAAGAAGGTTGGCAAGTAAGTCTTCATTCCCTGCTCCTTCTCGTTAGATCATGCCCTACCCACCTCGCTGCTGATGAAAAAAAATATATACTATACTAATTTCTTGGATGGTAGAACAAAGTCAAGAAGCTGACTGGCGGCAAAGGGGTGGACGTCGTATTTGACCCAGTTGGTATGATTGTACCCAGCTTGAAGTGTGTCAACTTCAATGCTAGGATACTCGTCGTGGGCTTTGCTGGTGGGACTATTGAAAAGGTGAGCTGTtatctcctcttcctctggCGAAGTTGGCCAAGATGATGTATGTAactaaaaaaaaaaaaaatgatgTCGTAGATCCCTGCCAATCTGCTACTTTTAAAACAAGCCAGTGTCGTCGGTGTCTACTGGGGCGCCACCGAGCGTAAGCCTGTTTcctctcatcttcttgcTTCTATCCGTTGTGTTTCACGATTCCTAAACCCTTTTTCACCTCTTTAACAGTGCGAGAACCTGAAACTGCCAAGCAAATAAGTTCATCGGTCGTTCAACTTCTCTCGAAAGGCGACATCCGTCCCATCGTCCATTCAACGCCTTACAAGGGTGTTGAAGGTGTGGTTCAAGGTTTGAAAGATATCGAGGAGAGGAAGGTATGGGGTAAAGGAGTCATCGTCATTCGTGAGGAAGAGATCAAAGCAAAGCTTTAAGTGGGGTTGCTTGTGGCGAAAGGATAAGAGCCGACGGCAAAACTTGGATACATGCCTTTTTTATGGCAAAAAGATAAACGAAAATTAACAGCAGATGTCATGTTCGTGCGTTTGAGTGAGGGTAAAGGAAAACATGGTAGCTGAAATAAGAATGAATGATGAATATTATGTACCAAAAATGAGTTGGATGTTGATGATGCTATGAACATTGCCATGTGAATGTGTCTGTTGATACAAGACAAAATTGCCATGTATGGCTTTTCACCTGGgccttttttctttctttttgtGCCGGGGCTCCATCAAGTGTCATCCGCTTTATTGTGGTGGACGTACAATGTGGAAGCAATGGGAACGAAACCTAAGAAtaagaggaaaaaaaatACACTAGATCAAAGTGCACTCGCCAAACTTGCGCTTGTACAGCGACAGCTCGCTTTGAAGATCAGAAACAAGGCTGTCCCGCTCTGCAAGCTGTTTTTGTAGTTTTGATATCGTCGCGTTCGCGGACTCCAGATCAGCTGCCATCTGGCCAACGAATAGTACCGTAAGCATCTTGTTGCTCAACTAACGAATCCAAAACGGAGAATTAAGGGGAGCTCATCACGCACTTTCTCCGCcatctgcttcttcttccacctaAACTTTTTTTGCGCCATGGCATTCTgctctcttcttctctccctATTTCTTCTTTGTTCCTTTTGCCTCACTTTCCCACCAGTGTTATCCGTACATTCGACCCCATTATCGCTGGCACAATCCTTGACCACTCCAtttcctctctcttcaCCCCAAGACGACAAGGGAATTGGGCTGGAGGTTGACGTCGAGTTCAACGGCGTTCGGGGGCGTTTGGTGTTATTGGTAGGTGTATAGTTTGGAGAAGACGGGGTAACATTCTCAGAACCGATAGATTTGATTGGTGAACTGCCAAGTATAGAAGACAAATGTGAGATCTTGAGACGAAGACGAAGCTTGATAGGGAAGTCCTCCCCGCCTTTGTCCGACGACTCGAAATCATCGTTATCCCCGTACTCGGAAAGCTCACTACTACAAGAAGACGAGCTGGATGTACTATCGAGCTCGTCCTCCTCAAATGCAGCCTTGCGAGCAACGGGGCTCTGGGAGGATTGGTGGAAGTCTGAGCGGTAGGTGGTAACATTGAGACGAGAAGTAAGGTTGGTGGCGGCAGATCTGGTAATTGAAGATGACCACCCGTTTTCCGTGCATAATACGATACTTTTAGTGGGGTGACAGCTAGGTGGACTATTTGGTGCAAAGGCAATAGACCGCATTTTTCCCGAAGGGGACCGTCCAACGTTGGTTCGAGGCCCACTGGACTCCTTCCCAGTATCCAAGACATGAGCCATTGCATGGTTTTCTTGTTCAGTGAGTTTGGTACCGTACATGATAAACCTGTTTGACTTCTCCATTAGTTTCACTTCGGAGTTAATAGGGCGGAGAGGTAGAGGGTGAAGGGTTTTCGCttgaagagaaggagatgcGAACGTCTCGGATGTACTATCCATATTCTCTCCCCTGCCAGGTGGTGGGTGGGCTCTAGACGATTTGTCAAATTGTGATCCGCTCGAGTAAGCCCCAGGACTGAT includes these proteins:
- a CDS encoding Serine/threonine-protein kinase, putative (Similar to TIGR gene model, INSD accession AAW40744.1) — its product is MLSSFKQILRHGKHAQQASPSPQPDTKSGRSKTAQAQQQQAQPQQPSQPQQQHRRNDEYSSRLTTSTAQQNKVPAVSPNYREEAEKIVADERAQSEKMPVYAGLEEFKLIEKMGDGAFSNVYKAVDRKSGQKVAVKVVRKYELNQSQHGNKHLNANFKKRGPRVTERANILKEVQIMRGIDHPSIVKLLKFFESDEYYFLVLELMEGGELFHQIVKLTYFSEALSRHVILQVAEGIRYLHEERGVVHRDIKPENLLFERIPIIPSRNPIHRPYDEEKEDEGEFQPGIGGGEIGRVKIADFGLSKIVWDEQTMTPCGTVGYTAPEIVKDERYSKSVDMWALGCVLYTLLCGFPPFYDESINVLTEKVARGYYTFLSPWWDDISHSAKDLISHLLCVDPAQRYTIDEFLAHPWIRDAAPPPPPTARPVPSEAPMYSPLLASIRAGNREARSPGVGALKEAFDVTYAVHRMEEEGARRRAYNGPGGAGQRGFLQGLNEEAEEEDEQAQVEEARRKHGEAVARQIQEHRGRAAANAAAGIKEPPVTNYVGRGGANRREAEAVIYDGRAGQRDRGRDGKSAGGFDLDLNNATLLGRRGKKVAPSPLAQQVQAGQ